The Deltaproteobacteria bacterium DNA segment GTCCTTCGACCACGCCGTCGTAACACTGCGCGGCCTTGGTGAGGGTTTGTCCGGGGTAATAGCTGATTTGAACCTGACCGTTCGTCCGCTTTTCCACCTCCTTGCACCATGCGTCGGCCAATTTGCTCTGGATATGGGTTGGCGGGAAGAAGCAGCTGTAGGTAAGTTTTACAGGGGCGGCCTGGGCGTTGAAGGCACCGACACTCATAAAAGCGATTCCAATAATTGCGACCAGAAAAAACAGAAACATCTTCTTCATCGTGGCATCCTCCTTGTTTAAACGGTTACCAGAATCTTTTCACACGGCTCAACCGGCAAATTGCAACATGACTGTGTAGGCTCGCTTCACCTCCCTTCCCTGTAAGGGCTACGGCACGCGCGGTCTGCGCATGGATCACTCCTGATCCGCACCCAATCATCGTCAATATCTAACGCGGATACCCGCAACCAAAAATATCTCGCGCAGAGACGCAAAGCCGCAGAGATTTTCTT contains these protein-coding regions:
- a CDS encoding C4-dicarboxylate ABC transporter substrate-binding protein, producing MKKMFLFFLVAIIGIAFMSVGAFNAQAAPVKLTYSCFFPPTHIQSKLADAWCKEVEKRTNGQVQISYYPGQTLTKAAQCYDGVVEG